A part of Phoenix dactylifera cultivar Barhee BC4 chromosome 2, palm_55x_up_171113_PBpolish2nd_filt_p, whole genome shotgun sequence genomic DNA contains:
- the LOC103698770 gene encoding probable purine permease 11 — MSNHELSSSHHSISALLSHRSIICSLNILYLGFTCKLHTGKLLQEIVQKQKLLQELCPHQTNLASADLSFLRPTPSLARITLIYFSLGLMMACDDLMYSYGLSYLLVSTFSLICATQLAFHAISSYFLNWQKFTDLILNSVVLLTFSAALLVVSSNSKYSDESEHNYALGFVLTMGASATFSLVLSLMQLTFQKVQKRKTFAVVLEMQIYGNTVVACVSVVGLLASGEWRSLKGEMEVYGSRRVSYVMTLVWIAVSWQVASVATVGLIFVVSSLFSNVISTLSLPVVPIFAVIFFHDKLDGVKVVAMLIV; from the coding sequence ATGAGCAACCATGAGCTTTCATCAAGCCACCATTCCATTTCAGCTCTGCTTAGCCACAGGAGCATAATTTGTTCTCTGAACATTCTTTACTTGGGTTTCACCTGCAAACTACACACTGGAAAACTCTTACAAGAAATTgttcaaaaacaaaaattgctCCAAGAACTATGTCCTCATCAAACAAACTTAGCTTCTGCTGACCTTTCCTTCTTGCGTCCCACTCCCTCCCTCGCTCGCATCACCCTCATTTACTTCTCTTTGGGGCTAATGATGGCATGCGACGACTTGATGTACTCCTATGGCCTATCTTACCTCCTCGTCTCCACCTTCTCCCTCATTTGCGCCACTCAGCTTGCCTTTCATGCTATCTCCTCCTACTTTCTCAATTGGCAAAAGTTCACCGATTTGATACTGAACTCCGTCGTTCTCCTTACCTTCTCTGCCGCTCTCCTCGTAGTAAGTTCCAACTCTAAGTACTCCGATGAATCCGAGCACAACTATGCACTTGGTTTTGTACTGACAATGGGGGCTTCAGCCACCTTCTCGCTCGTTCTCTCCCTGATGCAACTGACTTTTCAAAAGGTGCAGAAGAGGAAGACCTTTGCAGTTGTATTAGAGATGCAGATTTATGGCAACACGGTCGTTGCATGTGTTTCAGTGGTTGGGCTTCTTGCTAGTGGGGAGTGGAGGAGCTTGAAGGGAGAAATGGAAGTTTATGGCAGTAGGAGGGTGTCCTACGTGATGACTTTGGTTTGGATTGCCGTATCATGGCAAGTAGCCTCTGTTGCAACCGTGGGACTGATCTTTGTGGTGTCTTCATTGTTCTCTAATGTGATCAGCACCCTTTCTCTGCCTGTGGTTCCAATCTTTGCAGTAATCTTCTTCCATGACAAGTTGGATGGAGTGAAAGTGGTGGCCATGTTGATTGTGTAA